From a region of the Euwallacea similis isolate ESF13 chromosome 19, ESF131.1, whole genome shotgun sequence genome:
- the LOC136415148 gene encoding uncharacterized protein — protein sequence MKAFIVFALLAVVAVHSAEEKKEEAKIDGERPKTFKRLIPADVLRDFPGMCFASTKCATIEPGKSWDLYPFCGRSTCVVSEDQPPRLLELVEDCGPLPLANDKCKLDEEKTNKTAPFPLCCPSFKCEEGAKLEYPEIPTVAPVPEDSAEAKQTTTAKSA from the exons atgaaagCTTTCATCGTATTCGCGCTTTTGGCCGTCGTCGCCGTGCACAGTGCTGaagagaaaaaagaagagGCCAAAATTGATGGCGAGAGGCCGAAGACTTTCAAGAGGTTGATCCCTGCTGATGTTTTGAGAG ATTTCCCTGGCATGTGCTTCGCCTCCACCAAATGTGCCACCATCGAACCAGGTAAATCATGGGATTTGTACCCCTTCTGTGGCCGTTCCACTTGCGTGGTCTCTGAAGACCAACCGCCAAGGCTCTTGGAGTTAGTGGAAGACTGCGGTCCTCTACCTCTGGCCAACGACAAATGCAAACTTGACGAAG AGAAGACCAACAAAACTGCCCCATTCCCTCTTTGCTGCCCAAGCTTTAAGTGTGAAGAAGGAGCTAAGTTGGAGTACCCAGAGATTCCTACTGTGGCTCCTGTTCCTGAGGACTCAGCTGAAGCTAAGCAGACCACCACCGCTAAGTCTGCTTAA
- the LOC136415258 gene encoding snRNA-activating protein complex subunit 1-like: protein MDENREEKHKTIHGFREEAFLSKFWKSLNIGLQMDVEDVLKQVDDLHSLNYIDFAKIWQAKQFTLIYANLYHVRLIKIFCEVAFNTIKKYLFSESFSYRQIGAFYLLYGMYYKQPIRKYTQIRLTLGEFENLKSTIKQMAAMGQYDAVYIYSKMRCDEVFEYVATPKPLILPIWPYTNFIQDFNIKTRPQTTSLTKFRDIFSDSTFLTLEDTCKKYDTQLTEFSKQNKGLQSFKSKFLNEMTNIYEAIYGPTLIQTAPVVEDQSTSTSNEILASRRSIRMKALQLQSSQYRGTKEVITSLDLENDN, encoded by the exons ATGGATGAAAACAGAGAGGAAAAACACAAGACAATACATGGTTTTCGGGAAGAGGCATTTCTCAGCAAATTCTGGAAATCTCTTAATATTGGTCTCCAAATGGATGTAGAAGATGTGCTAAAACAAGTTGATGATCTGCACAGTCTTAACTACATCGACTTTGCTAAGATTTGGCAAGCCAAGCAATTTACACTAATATATGC CAATTTATATCATGTACgactaattaaaatattttgtgagGTAGCCTTtaacacaattaaaaaatatttattctcaGAGTCCTTCAGCTACAGACAAATAGgggcattttatttattatatgggaTGTACTATAAACAACCAATAAG AAAGTACACCCAAATTCGCTTAACATTAGGAGAATTTGAAAACCTGAAAAGTACTATAAAACAAATGGCAGCAATGGGTCAGTATGACGCAGTTTATATTTATTCCAAAATGAGATGTGATGAGGTCTTTGAATATGTTGCAACACCTAAGCCCTTAA ttttgcCAATCTGGCCTTATACCAACTTTATACAGGATTTCAACATAAAAACGCGCCCTCAGACGACTTCGCTTACGAAATTTCGGGACATATTTAGTGATAGTACTTTTCTTACGTTAGAAGATACATGCAAGAAGTATGACACACAATTGACAGAATTTTCCA agcAAAACAAAGGATTGCAGTCATTTAAATCGAAGTTTCTTAATGAAATGACGAATATCTATGAAGCTATATATGGACCAACATTAATTCAAACGGCTCCAGTAGTGGAAGATCAAAGTACAAGCACTTCCAATGAGATTCTGGCCAGTAGGCGAAGTATTCGAATGAAAGCCTTGCAGTTGCAAAGTAGCCAGTACAGAGGGACGAAGGAAGTTATAACGTCTTTAGATTtagaaaatgataattaa
- the PPP1R15 gene encoding uncharacterized protein PPP1R15 isoform X2, with the protein MWSSMMGPQSLPLLSVKRIKTQQNRDFGVGTLPCDPMMFPKSFKNLNFVNKIDKYQSQPRPVESSSYHNMKNSCQRPHIIDSIKEKCPEVIPSGVEGVKQQEPTSNTHLDKNMYNVNTSEMHKSKGLKRKSKMSRQNMRQQEITEIMQAEKPQDISNESRDITFSPKLHSLILNDFISQKPIPTPHIDIPLTKNSIEMLVTIRSSSPLPRSRKYSITDSEDSFIVFDEAEDHEEDNGGFDGCTSPHLPKASSFCESEDSFVMFEQNDEDNEEDDESFDGESNTDSESSWNDDSEAQSISDYDEVDFCRGADISKKVGM; encoded by the exons ATGTGGTCCTCAATGATGGGTCCCCAGAGCCTTCCTTTGTTGTCAGTAAAGAGGATAAAAACTCAACAGAACAGAGATTTTGGAGTTGGAACGTTACCCTGTGACCCCATGATGTTTCctaaatcttttaaaaatcttaattttgtcaataaaattgacAAGTACCAGTCACAGCCGAGGCCAGTTGAATCTTCAAGCTATCacaatatgaaaaattcttgTCAGAGACCCCACATAATCGACTCAATCAAAGAGAAGTGTCCTGAGGTCATACCTAGTGGTGTTGAAGGAGTAAAACAGCAGGAACCTACAAGCAATACTCATTTggataaaaatatgtataacgTGAATACTAGTGAAATGCACAAATCAAAAGGGCTTAAGAGAAAGTCCAAGATGTCCAGGCAAAACATGAGACAACAGGAAATCACTGAAATAATGCAGGCTGAAAAGCCCCAGGACATATCTAACGAATCACGGGATATTACCTTCAGTCCAAAACTTCATAGCCTCATTCTCAACGATTTTATATCACAGAAACCCATTCCTACACCACACATTGACATTCCTTTGACTAAAAACAGCATAGAAATGCTAGTAACAATAAGATCTTCATCCCCTTTACCCAGAAGCAGAAAATACTCAATAACAGACAGTGAAGACTCCTTCATTGTTTTTGATGAAGCTGAAGATCATGAGGAGGATAATGGTGGCTTTGATGGCTGCACTTCTCCTCATTTACCAAAAGCATCTTCTTTTTGCGAAAGTGAGGATAGTTTTGTAATGTTTGAGCAGAATGATGAGGATAATGAGGAGGATGATGAAAGCTTTGATGGGGAAAGCAACACAGATAGTGAGAGTAGCTGGAATGATGATTCCGAAGCTCAGAGTATTAGCGACTATGATGAGGTTGACTTTTGTAGAGGAGCAGATATTAGTAAAAAGGTAGGTAT GTGA
- the PPP1R15 gene encoding uncharacterized protein PPP1R15 isoform X1, which translates to MWSSMMGPQSLPLLSVKRIKTQQNRDFGVGTLPCDPMMFPKSFKNLNFVNKIDKYQSQPRPVESSSYHNMKNSCQRPHIIDSIKEKCPEVIPSGVEGVKQQEPTSNTHLDKNMYNVNTSEMHKSKGLKRKSKMSRQNMRQQEITEIMQAEKPQDISNESRDITFSPKLHSLILNDFISQKPIPTPHIDIPLTKNSIEMLVTIRSSSPLPRSRKYSITDSEDSFIVFDEAEDHEEDNGGFDGCTSPHLPKASSFCESEDSFVMFEQNDEDNEEDDESFDGESNTDSESSWNDDSEAQSISDYDEVDFCRGADISKKVKFATEDKLCEIHPMIKWSYAYQAARKGPWEMYARDRGRFRDRALRVERDIKYVFDPQHRERVYRQRFENLN; encoded by the exons ATGTGGTCCTCAATGATGGGTCCCCAGAGCCTTCCTTTGTTGTCAGTAAAGAGGATAAAAACTCAACAGAACAGAGATTTTGGAGTTGGAACGTTACCCTGTGACCCCATGATGTTTCctaaatcttttaaaaatcttaattttgtcaataaaattgacAAGTACCAGTCACAGCCGAGGCCAGTTGAATCTTCAAGCTATCacaatatgaaaaattcttgTCAGAGACCCCACATAATCGACTCAATCAAAGAGAAGTGTCCTGAGGTCATACCTAGTGGTGTTGAAGGAGTAAAACAGCAGGAACCTACAAGCAATACTCATTTggataaaaatatgtataacgTGAATACTAGTGAAATGCACAAATCAAAAGGGCTTAAGAGAAAGTCCAAGATGTCCAGGCAAAACATGAGACAACAGGAAATCACTGAAATAATGCAGGCTGAAAAGCCCCAGGACATATCTAACGAATCACGGGATATTACCTTCAGTCCAAAACTTCATAGCCTCATTCTCAACGATTTTATATCACAGAAACCCATTCCTACACCACACATTGACATTCCTTTGACTAAAAACAGCATAGAAATGCTAGTAACAATAAGATCTTCATCCCCTTTACCCAGAAGCAGAAAATACTCAATAACAGACAGTGAAGACTCCTTCATTGTTTTTGATGAAGCTGAAGATCATGAGGAGGATAATGGTGGCTTTGATGGCTGCACTTCTCCTCATTTACCAAAAGCATCTTCTTTTTGCGAAAGTGAGGATAGTTTTGTAATGTTTGAGCAGAATGATGAGGATAATGAGGAGGATGATGAAAGCTTTGATGGGGAAAGCAACACAGATAGTGAGAGTAGCTGGAATGATGATTCCGAAGCTCAGAGTATTAGCGACTATGATGAGGTTGACTTTTGTAGAGGAGCAGATATTAGTAAAAAG GTGAAATTTGCAACAGAGGACAAACTCTGTGAAATACATCCCATGATCAAATGGTCATACGCTTATCAAGCTGCGAGAAAAGGGCCCTGGGAGATGTATGCCAGAGACAGAGGCAGATTTAGAGACAGAGCGCTCAGAGTCGAAAGGGACATCAAATACGTGTTTGACCCGCAACACCGTGAGCGAGTTTATAGACAAAGATTCgagaatctaaattaa